From one Dermacentor variabilis isolate Ectoservices chromosome 3, ASM5094787v1, whole genome shotgun sequence genomic stretch:
- the LOC142575101 gene encoding thioredoxin domain-containing protein 17-like has protein sequence MVKKVVTRSFDEFQDAIKSLETKDAKDRQDLVLCFFAGSEDAKGDSWCPDCVAAKPILEAALKKAPEKTTLIMCYIERAIWKDMRNPFRTDKELELKCVPTLIRWGTGRRLDDVQCQEKDMVEMLLED, from the exons ATGGTGAAAAAAGTTGTGACAAGGTCTTTCGACGAGTTCCAGGATGCAATCAAATCGCTGGAAACCAAAGACGCAAAAGATAGACAAGATTTGGTGCTGTGCTTCTTCGCTGGGTCAGAAGATGCAAAGGGCGATAGCTGGTGTCCTGACTGCGTCGCAG CAAAACCCATTCTGGAAGCAGCGCTCAAAAAGGCCCCCGAGAAAACGACACTGATCATGTGCTACATTGAGAGAGCAAT CTGGAAAGACATGAGGAACCCATTCAGAACTGACAAAGAACTTGAGTTGAAATGCGTTCCAACACTGATCCGATGGGGTACA GGTCGGAGGTTAGATGATGTACAGTGCCAGGAGAAGGACATGGTTGAGATGCTCCTTGAAGACTAA